The window CGTGGACGTCTCTCCCTTCAAATCAGGATGTCAGCTCCGGGCGATCGTCGAACTGCCGGACGGTACTCTGCTTCTGCCGTGCTACGAGGAATTCGGTCACCCATCGACTTCGAAACTGGCGATGACCTGGACCGCCTATGTCCTGCGATCTCGTGATTGGGGGAGGAGTTGGGGCGAGCCGTCCGTGATTGGGGAACAGGGGGTTCACGGCATCGGCTACAACGAGCCGGCCCTGATTCACCTGACCAGCGGCCGGATGATCGCTCTTCTCAGAACGGGGCCGGCCGGATGGCTCTACCAGAGCGATTCGCACGATCGGGGACGAACCTGGAGCACACCGGCCAAGACCCCGATGTGGGGGTATCCGGCCCATCTCCGGCAGCTCCGGGATGGGAGGCTTCTGGCCACCTACGGCCACCGTCGAAAGCCATTCGGGATCCGGGCCTGTCTGAGCTCGGATGAGGGAAGAAGCTGGGACATTGAGAGAGAGATCGTGCTCCGGGATGATCTCAAGAACCGGGATCTGGGATATCCGACCACCACAGAGTCGGATGACGGCACCCTGCTGACCGCCTACTACGGAAGGGACGAGAACAACGACGTGACCTGCATTCAGATCACGTCCTGGAAAGTAGCCTCTTGACGGAGAAATTGCACAGGGATTTGGGCGAAGGGCTGACCCTGAGGCAGGCCACCGCGGAGGATACTGACGCTGCTGCGGAGTTCCAGGCCCAGGTCCACCTTCCCCATACGTTTGCCGAGTCATTCAGAATCTGGACCCGAGACCTGATGAGCGGAGCCCTCCCGGGATTCCAGCCCGGCGACTTCACCTTGGTGGAAGATACGAGGTCAGGGGCCATCGTGTCGATGCTGAACCTGATCCCGCAAACCTGGTCCTATGGCGGAATGGAAATAAGCGTTGGCCGTATCGAGCTTGTGTCCACGCATCCCGACTATCGAAGGCGCGGTCTGGTGTGGGCTCAGATGGACGCCGTCCATAAGATGAGTGCGAGACGCGGCGAGAAGATGCAGGCGATCAGCGGCATCCCCTGGTTTTATCGCCAGTTCGGCTACGAGATGGCGCTGGAGTTCGCAATGGGGTACTCGTGCCCCGTCTCCAATTGGCCCGCACTCGATGATGCCGTCCGGGAGCCTTACACCGTACGCCCCGCGACCGAAGGGGACCTGCCATTTATAGCCGGTTTGTACGACGCGGCCATGGGGCGCTACCTGGTCTCCTGCGTCCGCGGCGAGAGGCTGTGGAGGTACGAGCTGCACGGGCGGAGCGAGAATACCTATTCCGAGCTGGAGATTTGCGTGGTGGAAGCCGCGACCGGTGAGCCGGTGGGACTTATCGTGCACATCCGGGGTCTTTGGAATGGTGAACCCTGCGTACTTCTCTACGAGCTGAACGAAGGCGCCTCCTGGCTTGAGGTCACTCCCAGCATCGTGAG is drawn from Acidobacteriota bacterium and contains these coding sequences:
- a CDS encoding GNAT family N-acetyltransferase — translated: MTEKLHRDLGEGLTLRQATAEDTDAAAEFQAQVHLPHTFAESFRIWTRDLMSGALPGFQPGDFTLVEDTRSGAIVSMLNLIPQTWSYGGMEISVGRIELVSTHPDYRRRGLVWAQMDAVHKMSARRGEKMQAISGIPWFYRQFGYEMALEFAMGYSCPVSNWPALDDAVREPYTVRPATEGDLPFIAGLYDAAMGRYLVSCVRGERLWRYELHGRSENTYSELEICVVEAATGEPVGLIVHIRGLWNGEPCVLLYELNEGASWLEVTPSIVRYLRRMGEASSARQTRRAFRNVAFELGTEHPAYQVMNDRSPRMKRIRAWYVRVPDIAGFLRHVTPVLERRVADSAVAGYGGRLTIGFVDSGVDLLFDNGRVAEVERLARPRKGGNWLNSGTCDAFFPGLVFLQLLFGFRAADELQYAIPDCDIGSPETRGLLNALFPKLPSYVWGVW
- a CDS encoding sialidase family protein, encoding MTWKDFSRRQFAKRLAVLGALPLSARRLSAVPEVAPLKPPAPPEVKSYPGILRHSVVFWDPYGYSAWPTILKCRDGEMLIAFCEAMRRNARLTHADPSLYGMIIRSGDQGESWSEHPEVIGGYEYYGMDDPGIMQLSDGRILVNAFRRSFAPAASVDSRTDVRLTRVEPYQWATGYSDEMTYVFHSLDNARTWLEPVHVDVSPFKSGCQLRAIVELPDGTLLLPCYEEFGHPSTSKLAMTWTAYVLRSRDWGRSWGEPSVIGEQGVHGIGYNEPALIHLTSGRMIALLRTGPAGWLYQSDSHDRGRTWSTPAKTPMWGYPAHLRQLRDGRLLATYGHRRKPFGIRACLSSDEGRSWDIEREIVLRDDLKNRDLGYPTTTESDDGTLLTAYYGRDENNDVTCIQITSWKVAS